From the genome of Streptomyces sp. NBC_00659, one region includes:
- a CDS encoding universal stress protein — protein sequence MTRPVVAGLDGSKESLAAADWAAREALRRGLPLRLVHAWEGLPDDGTAADLPEIRAPQYHARRLLRGAVDVLHERYPGLYIAADQVRRQPGPALLAEAENAELLVIGSQGTSGVGGFLSGSVAMTTVAHADRPVVLVRAGGTATDEHLPDALGKASTDTPYRDVAVAVDAGAPCDAVLDHAFRAAELRAAPLRAAYAWHVPLTRGVPGVEERARIREAADRALAERLEPWRAKYPGAVVHANLHEGRAAHVLVRAAGGAGLLVVGRRRRRTAVGTHTGPVAHALLHHMLQPVVLVPHD from the coding sequence ATGACAAGGCCAGTGGTAGCCGGCCTGGACGGTTCGAAGGAGAGCCTCGCCGCAGCCGACTGGGCGGCCAGGGAAGCCCTTCGCCGCGGACTGCCGCTCCGTCTGGTGCACGCCTGGGAGGGCCTGCCCGACGACGGCACCGCCGCGGACCTGCCCGAGATCCGGGCACCCCAGTACCACGCACGGCGGCTGCTGCGCGGGGCCGTCGACGTACTGCACGAGCGCTATCCGGGGCTGTACATCGCCGCCGACCAGGTACGCAGGCAGCCAGGTCCCGCGCTCCTGGCCGAGGCGGAGAACGCCGAGCTGCTGGTCATCGGAAGCCAGGGGACGAGCGGTGTCGGGGGGTTCCTCTCGGGGTCGGTCGCCATGACCACCGTGGCTCACGCCGACCGGCCCGTCGTCCTCGTACGGGCGGGCGGGACGGCGACGGACGAACACCTCCCCGACGCTCTCGGAAAGGCGTCGACCGACACCCCCTACCGTGACGTGGCGGTCGCCGTCGACGCCGGCGCGCCCTGCGACGCCGTCCTCGACCACGCGTTCCGCGCGGCCGAACTCCGTGCGGCGCCGCTGCGCGCCGCGTACGCCTGGCACGTGCCGCTCACCAGAGGTGTCCCGGGCGTCGAGGAGCGTGCGCGGATCCGGGAGGCGGCGGATCGGGCGCTCGCGGAGCGACTCGAACCCTGGCGTGCGAAGTACCCCGGCGCGGTCGTCCACGCGAACCTCCACGAGGGCCGCGCCGCCCACGTCCTCGTACGCGCGGCGGGCGGGGCCGGACTACTGGTGGTGGGCCGTCGTCGTCGGCGTACCGCGGTCGGCACCCACACCGGTCCGGTGGCCCACGCGTTGCTCCACCACATGCTCCAGCCGGTCGTGTTGGTCCCGCACGACTGA
- a CDS encoding oleate hydratase, with the protein MGGAAPDRPARTRSCVMAKAYLVGSGIAALAAATFLIRDGGFDGSDIHLFEEQRTLGGSLDAGGTPDAGYTMRGGRMFEAEFRCTYDLLSGIPSLDDPAVSVTEEILAGHEDFAWDDIARLVDGDGKIVDTTSMGFSERDRLELVRCLATPEAHLDGKRITDCFGEHFFTTTFWFMWCTTFAFQPWHSAIEFRRYLRRFVHLFSEFASMSGIHRTRYNQYDSVVRPLTAWLQERGVTVHTGCHVTDLGFTPGIGSGTVETIHLNRGGFDEEVTVAPEDLVLVTNGSMTDASSLGSHTSAPPPAPHRSDAWLLWHRLARGRDDFGNPDAFDKHVKESRWESFTVTTKDPAFLKALEEFSGRPAGRGGLMTFTESNWLLTIVANRQPVYRDQPEDVGVWWGYGLFPGRAGNNTPKPMTMCTGREILEEVLHHLPFDERTAARILETSTVVPCVMPYITSQFLARRRDDRPRVVPKGAVNLAFIGQFAEVPDDVVFTVEYSVRTAWTAVAQLLKLDKHPPQVYKGHHDPHVLAAALETMHRR; encoded by the coding sequence GTGGGAGGCGCGGCACCCGATCGACCGGCGAGAACGAGGAGTTGTGTGATGGCGAAGGCATATCTGGTGGGCAGCGGGATCGCGGCCCTGGCCGCGGCGACGTTCCTGATCAGAGATGGCGGCTTCGACGGTTCCGACATTCACCTCTTCGAGGAACAACGGACCCTCGGCGGCAGCCTGGACGCGGGCGGCACGCCGGACGCCGGCTACACCATGCGCGGCGGGCGCATGTTCGAAGCCGAGTTCCGCTGCACCTACGACCTGCTGTCCGGCATTCCCAGCCTCGACGACCCCGCCGTCTCGGTGACCGAGGAGATCCTGGCCGGACATGAGGACTTCGCCTGGGACGACATCGCCCGGCTCGTCGACGGGGACGGCAAGATCGTCGACACGACCTCGATGGGCTTCTCCGAACGTGACCGGCTGGAGCTGGTCCGCTGCCTGGCCACCCCCGAAGCGCACCTGGACGGCAAGCGGATCACCGACTGCTTCGGCGAGCACTTCTTCACCACCACCTTCTGGTTCATGTGGTGCACCACGTTCGCCTTCCAGCCCTGGCACAGCGCGATCGAGTTCCGCCGCTATCTGAGGCGCTTCGTCCACCTGTTCTCCGAGTTCGCGTCCATGTCGGGCATCCACCGGACCCGCTACAACCAGTACGACTCCGTCGTCCGGCCCCTGACCGCCTGGCTCCAGGAGCGCGGCGTCACCGTGCACACCGGCTGCCACGTCACCGACCTCGGCTTCACCCCGGGCATCGGGAGCGGCACGGTCGAGACGATCCACCTGAACCGAGGCGGCTTCGACGAAGAGGTCACCGTCGCACCCGAGGACCTGGTCCTCGTCACCAACGGATCCATGACCGACGCCTCCAGTCTCGGATCGCACACCTCCGCACCTCCGCCGGCTCCGCATCGCTCGGACGCCTGGCTCCTGTGGCACCGGCTGGCCCGTGGCCGCGACGACTTCGGCAACCCCGACGCCTTCGACAAACACGTGAAGGAGTCCCGCTGGGAGTCGTTCACGGTCACCACCAAAGACCCCGCCTTCCTGAAGGCGCTCGAGGAGTTCAGCGGGCGTCCGGCCGGCCGAGGCGGTCTGATGACCTTCACCGAGTCCAACTGGCTGCTCACCATCGTCGCCAACCGCCAGCCCGTCTACCGCGACCAGCCGGAGGACGTCGGCGTCTGGTGGGGCTACGGCCTGTTCCCCGGCCGCGCCGGCAACAACACGCCCAAGCCGATGACCATGTGCACGGGCCGCGAGATCCTCGAAGAGGTCCTGCACCACCTTCCGTTCGACGAGCGGACGGCGGCGCGGATCCTGGAGACCTCCACCGTCGTGCCCTGTGTGATGCCGTACATCACCAGCCAGTTCCTGGCCCGTCGCCGCGACGACCGGCCCCGAGTGGTCCCGAAGGGAGCGGTCAACCTCGCCTTCATCGGGCAGTTCGCCGAGGTGCCCGACGATGTCGTCTTCACCGTCGAGTACTCCGTACGCACCGCCTGGACGGCGGTGGCGCAGCTCCTGAAGCTGGACAAGCATCCGCCGCAGGTCTACAAGGGCCACCACGACCCGCACGTACTGGCGGCGGCTCTGGAGACCATGCACCGTCGATAG
- a CDS encoding flavodoxin domain-containing protein codes for MTDTVLVTYGTTNGSTAQIAEAVADILRKDGLTVESRPARSVTGVAPYGAVVVGGALYAGRWHKDARRFVRRHRVELAERPVWFFSSGPLDASAAERDIPPVRGVQRTMVRLDVREHVTFGGRLEEGAKGRMAGMILRSGKGGDFRDFGAIEAWAHRIAEALAHT; via the coding sequence ATGACCGATACCGTGTTGGTCACCTACGGAACGACGAACGGATCAACGGCGCAGATCGCCGAAGCCGTCGCCGACATCCTGCGCAAGGACGGACTGACCGTCGAGTCGCGGCCGGCCCGGTCCGTGACAGGCGTGGCGCCGTACGGCGCCGTGGTGGTCGGCGGCGCGCTCTACGCGGGCCGCTGGCACAAGGACGCACGCCGGTTCGTCCGCCGGCACCGCGTCGAACTCGCGGAGCGTCCGGTGTGGTTCTTCAGCAGCGGACCGCTCGACGCCTCCGCCGCCGAGCGGGACATCCCGCCCGTCCGCGGCGTGCAGCGCACCATGGTCCGACTGGACGTCCGGGAACACGTCACCTTCGGAGGGCGCCTGGAGGAAGGCGCCAAGGGACGGATGGCGGGGATGATCCTCCGCTCCGGGAAGGGCGGCGACTTCCGGGACTTCGGCGCGATCGAGGCCTGGGCGCACCGCATCGCCGAGGCACTGGCGCACACATAG
- a CDS encoding universal stress protein, which produces MTSHHIVVGVDGSLISVRALDWAAAEAVRHGTGLRVLYAVPDRDEAAPVLGNAVSRTRARHPELPVEAIATEESAAHALARESADAVLTVVGTRGLGALTGPAFGSVSLRLAALAQGPLLVVRGDHPCDDGQDVVLGLADDTDVPAAEYAFQEAERRGARLRVLHSWSHRHITPELPSLIPTCGPGQEHKVREAREAGAEEAVPRYALTQLRDRHPGVIVETRTVRAAPADELLTATRKAAVVVIGAHRRTGVLGPRLGPVAHTLLRRAHCPVVVVPQVG; this is translated from the coding sequence ATGACCTCACATCACATAGTCGTCGGGGTGGACGGCTCTCTGATTTCCGTACGGGCGCTGGACTGGGCCGCGGCCGAGGCCGTACGGCACGGCACAGGCCTGCGCGTGCTGTACGCGGTTCCCGACCGGGACGAGGCCGCACCGGTGCTGGGCAACGCCGTGTCACGCACACGTGCGCGGCATCCGGAACTGCCGGTGGAGGCCATTGCGACGGAGGAAAGCGCGGCACATGCGTTGGCCCGCGAGAGCGCGGACGCGGTCCTGACCGTCGTGGGCACACGTGGCTTGGGCGCGTTGACCGGCCCGGCGTTCGGTTCGGTGAGCCTGAGGCTGGCCGCGCTCGCTCAAGGACCGCTCCTGGTCGTCCGCGGGGACCACCCGTGCGACGACGGGCAGGACGTCGTCCTCGGACTGGCGGACGACACGGACGTGCCGGCGGCGGAATACGCCTTCCAGGAGGCCGAGCGGCGCGGTGCGAGGCTCCGTGTCCTGCATTCCTGGAGCCATCGGCACATCACCCCCGAACTTCCCTCCCTCATACCGACGTGCGGTCCGGGCCAGGAACACAAGGTCAGGGAGGCCCGGGAGGCCGGGGCAGAGGAGGCCGTACCCCGCTACGCCCTCACCCAACTGCGGGACCGGCACCCCGGAGTCATCGTGGAGACCCGGACGGTCCGCGCCGCTCCCGCGGACGAACTGCTGACAGCGACCCGGAAGGCTGCCGTGGTCGTCATCGGCGCCCACCGCCGTACCGGTGTGCTCGGCCCGCGCCTGGGGCCGGTCGCCCACACGCTCTTGCGCCGGGCGCACTGCCCGGTGGTCGTCGTGCCCCAGGTCGGTTGA
- the adhE gene encoding bifunctional acetaldehyde-CoA/alcohol dehydrogenase → MTRHDDRSATTDPAAAPSDIAVAVDGLVTTGLKALADYEALDQEQVDHIVKKASVAALDQHTKLARLAVEETGRGVFEDKAAKNMFACEYVTHSMGPMKTVGVIARDDIDDMTEVAEPVGVVCAITPVTNPTSTTVFKALMALKTRNPIVFAFHPSAQRCSAEAARIVRDAAVAAGAPEGCVQWIETPSVAATGTLMRHPGVSLILATGGNAMVKAAYSAGKPALGVGAGNVPAYVHRSADLRRAVNDLVLSKSFDNGMICASEQAVILDEEIYDAVLAEFRVLHAHLATAEEKAKLEAFLFPVGAAGAGCEPKVNSAAVGQSPAWIAEQAGFAVPADTSLILVEAARVGPDEPLTREKLCPVLAVLRAGSEQQGFDLAADMVAFHGQGHSAVIHTRDLALAESYGRRMKTVRIIVNAPSSQGAIGGIYNSLLPSLTLGCGSWGSTSVSNNVSAAQLLNIKRVSMRRNNLQWFKVPPKIYFEPGAIRYLASMPDVHRVTVVTDATMTRLGLVDRVERVLRRHREPVTIQVIDNVEPEPSIDSVRRGARLMGDFRPDTIIALGGGSPMDAAKVMWLLYEQQAEGKDVDFADMRHKFSDIRKRAFRFPVLGKLARLVCVPTTSGTGAEVTPFAVISDPVTGKKYPLADYALTPSVAVIDPLLTTALPRALAADSGFDALTHAIESYVSVYANDFTDGLALHAIRMIFENIEAAVNDRAARPEAQEKMHNAGTIAGMAFGNAFLGIVHAMSHTLGATFHVAHGRTNAVLLPHVIRYNGTIPTKLTGWPKYESYRAPERFQDIARTLGLPAATPAEGVEALASAVERLRDAVGIEPTFRSLGVDEHAFLDALPQQALNAYEDQCAPANPRMPMLDDMAELMRAAYYGHGVETGGTVPAN, encoded by the coding sequence ATGACCCGCCACGACGACCGCAGCGCGACCACCGACCCCGCAGCCGCGCCGTCCGACATCGCCGTAGCGGTGGACGGCCTGGTGACGACCGGGCTCAAGGCACTCGCCGACTACGAGGCACTCGATCAGGAACAGGTCGACCACATCGTGAAGAAGGCCTCGGTCGCCGCGCTGGACCAGCACACGAAGCTCGCGCGGCTCGCGGTGGAGGAGACCGGGCGTGGCGTCTTCGAGGACAAGGCGGCCAAGAACATGTTCGCCTGCGAGTACGTCACGCACAGCATGGGCCCGATGAAGACCGTCGGCGTCATCGCCCGCGACGACATCGACGACATGACCGAGGTGGCCGAGCCGGTCGGCGTGGTGTGTGCGATCACCCCGGTCACCAACCCGACCTCCACCACCGTCTTCAAGGCGCTGATGGCGCTGAAGACCCGCAACCCGATCGTGTTCGCCTTCCATCCCTCCGCCCAGCGCTGCAGCGCCGAGGCGGCCCGCATCGTGCGCGACGCGGCGGTGGCCGCGGGTGCGCCGGAGGGCTGCGTGCAGTGGATCGAGACCCCGTCCGTCGCGGCGACCGGCACGCTGATGCGGCACCCGGGTGTCTCGCTGATCCTCGCCACCGGCGGCAACGCCATGGTCAAGGCTGCCTATTCGGCCGGCAAGCCCGCCCTCGGCGTGGGCGCCGGCAACGTCCCCGCCTACGTCCACCGGAGCGCGGATCTGCGCCGGGCCGTCAACGACCTGGTGCTGTCCAAGTCGTTCGACAACGGCATGATCTGCGCCTCCGAACAGGCCGTCATCCTGGACGAGGAGATCTACGACGCGGTCCTCGCCGAATTCCGCGTCCTGCACGCCCACTTGGCCACCGCCGAGGAGAAGGCGAAGTTGGAAGCCTTCCTGTTCCCCGTCGGCGCAGCGGGCGCGGGCTGCGAGCCCAAGGTCAACTCCGCGGCCGTCGGGCAGAGTCCGGCATGGATCGCCGAGCAGGCGGGCTTCGCCGTCCCCGCCGACACCTCCCTCATCCTGGTCGAGGCGGCCCGGGTCGGCCCCGACGAGCCCCTCACCCGCGAGAAGCTCTGCCCGGTCCTCGCCGTCCTGCGCGCCGGCTCCGAGCAGCAGGGCTTCGACCTGGCCGCCGACATGGTCGCCTTCCACGGCCAGGGCCACAGCGCCGTCATCCACACCCGGGACCTCGCGCTGGCGGAGTCGTACGGAAGGCGTATGAAGACCGTGCGGATCATCGTCAACGCCCCGTCCTCGCAAGGCGCCATCGGCGGCATCTACAACAGCCTGCTGCCGTCGCTGACGCTCGGCTGCGGTTCCTGGGGCAGCACGTCGGTGTCCAACAACGTCTCCGCCGCCCAGTTGCTGAACATCAAGCGCGTCTCCATGCGTCGCAACAACCTGCAGTGGTTCAAGGTCCCGCCGAAGATCTACTTCGAGCCGGGGGCCATCCGCTACCTCGCCTCCATGCCGGACGTGCACCGCGTCACCGTCGTCACCGACGCGACCATGACCCGCCTCGGCCTCGTCGACCGGGTCGAGCGCGTACTGCGGCGACACCGCGAGCCGGTCACCATCCAGGTCATCGACAACGTCGAACCCGAGCCGAGCATCGACTCCGTCCGGCGCGGCGCCCGTCTGATGGGCGACTTCCGCCCGGACACCATCATCGCCCTCGGCGGCGGCTCCCCCATGGACGCGGCCAAGGTGATGTGGCTGCTGTACGAACAGCAGGCCGAGGGCAAGGACGTCGACTTCGCCGACATGCGGCACAAGTTCTCCGACATCCGCAAGCGCGCCTTCCGCTTCCCCGTGCTCGGCAAGCTCGCCCGCCTGGTGTGCGTCCCCACCACCTCCGGCACCGGCGCCGAAGTGACCCCGTTCGCCGTCATCTCCGACCCCGTCACCGGCAAGAAGTACCCGCTGGCCGACTACGCGCTCACCCCCAGCGTGGCCGTCATCGACCCGCTCCTCACCACCGCGCTGCCCCGGGCACTGGCCGCCGACAGCGGTTTCGACGCCCTCACCCACGCCATCGAGTCGTATGTCTCCGTCTACGCCAACGACTTCACCGACGGCCTCGCCCTGCACGCGATCCGGATGATCTTCGAGAACATCGAGGCGGCGGTGAACGACCGCGCGGCCCGGCCGGAGGCCCAGGAGAAGATGCACAACGCCGGGACCATCGCCGGCATGGCGTTCGGCAACGCCTTCCTCGGCATCGTCCACGCGATGTCCCACACGCTCGGCGCCACCTTCCACGTCGCGCACGGCCGCACCAACGCCGTACTGCTGCCGCACGTCATCCGCTACAACGGGACCATTCCCACCAAGCTCACCGGCTGGCCCAAGTACGAGAGCTACCGCGCCCCCGAACGCTTCCAGGACATCGCCCGCACCCTCGGTCTGCCCGCCGCCACCCCGGCCGAGGGCGTCGAAGCGCTCGCCTCGGCGGTGGAGCGGCTCCGCGACGCGGTGGGCATCGAACCGACCTTCCGGTCCCTCGGCGTCGACGAGCACGCCTTCCTCGACGCCCTGCCCCAGCAGGCCCTCAACGCCTACGAGGACCAGTGCGCGCCCGCCAACCCCCGGATGCCGATGCTCGACGACATGGCGGAGCTGATGCGTGCGGCCTATTACGGCCACGGCGTGGAGACCGGTGGCACCGTTCCGGCGAACTGA
- a CDS encoding universal stress protein — translation MTLPLVTGVDGSEESLMAVDWAVDEAARHGLPLRLVHASRWERYERAVPSHSLNRPSERVFLENLVATAAERAGRRNPEVKVTTEIVPDDAVDALLRDDDNAFALVTGARGRGELTGLLLGSVGLAVAARARCPVIVVRGDKAGLAGSHERILLGAGEPATGEEAVRFAFGEAEARGCALDVVRAWRCPARESADDPALADEPSRGHEERASELLDALLRDAMADHPWVRVQRVVVEGPAHGVLVRRSAAADLVIVGARRRHGRLGLQLGRVSHTLLHHADCPVAVVPHTV, via the coding sequence ATGACACTTCCCCTGGTCACGGGCGTCGACGGCTCCGAGGAGAGTCTGATGGCGGTCGACTGGGCGGTGGACGAGGCCGCCCGGCACGGTCTCCCGCTGAGGCTGGTGCATGCCTCACGCTGGGAGCGGTACGAGCGGGCCGTTCCGTCCCACAGCCTGAACCGCCCGTCGGAGCGCGTGTTCCTCGAGAATCTCGTGGCCACCGCGGCTGAACGCGCCGGGCGGCGCAATCCGGAGGTGAAGGTCACCACCGAGATCGTCCCCGACGACGCGGTGGACGCCCTCCTGCGCGACGACGACAACGCGTTCGCGCTCGTGACGGGCGCGCGCGGACGCGGTGAGCTGACGGGCCTGCTCCTCGGCTCCGTGGGCTTGGCCGTGGCGGCCCGTGCTCGGTGCCCGGTGATCGTTGTCCGGGGCGACAAGGCGGGCTTGGCCGGCTCCCACGAGAGGATCCTGCTGGGTGCGGGCGAGCCGGCGACCGGTGAGGAGGCCGTGCGCTTCGCCTTCGGCGAGGCCGAGGCACGCGGATGTGCCCTGGACGTCGTACGTGCCTGGCGCTGCCCCGCGCGCGAGAGCGCCGACGATCCCGCGCTCGCCGACGAACCGTCACGCGGGCACGAGGAGCGGGCCTCCGAACTGCTCGACGCGCTGCTGCGGGACGCCATGGCCGACCATCCGTGGGTCCGGGTACAACGCGTCGTGGTCGAGGGACCGGCTCACGGTGTCCTGGTGCGCCGCTCGGCAGCCGCCGACCTGGTGATCGTCGGGGCCCGGCGCAGGCACGGCCGCCTCGGGCTTCAGCTCGGCCGGGTGAGTCACACCCTCCTCCACCACGCGGACTGCCCGGTGGCGGTCGTGCCGCACACGGTGTGA
- a CDS encoding pyridoxamine 5'-phosphate oxidase family protein: protein MYANDGFRELDRQECLALLATVPVGRIVYTRQALPAVLPVSFCLDRDGAMVVNTSASSELAGAIDGAVVALEADDLDAAAHSGWSVVAMGLATLVTDPVEHARLLRTGPLSWAPAPQEVFVRIAQGLVTGRELVGGHTVYGVRPPS from the coding sequence ATGTACGCCAACGACGGATTCCGCGAACTCGACCGGCAGGAGTGCCTGGCCCTGCTGGCCACCGTGCCCGTGGGGCGCATCGTGTACACGCGGCAGGCGTTGCCCGCCGTCCTGCCGGTCAGCTTCTGCCTGGACCGTGACGGCGCGATGGTGGTGAACACCTCGGCCTCTTCGGAACTGGCGGGCGCGATCGACGGAGCCGTGGTGGCCCTCGAGGCCGACGACCTCGACGCTGCCGCACATTCCGGCTGGAGCGTCGTGGCCATGGGGTTGGCCACCCTCGTGACCGATCCCGTCGAGCACGCACGACTTCTGAGGACCGGGCCGCTTTCCTGGGCGCCGGCGCCGCAGGAGGTCTTCGTGCGCATCGCCCAAGGGCTGGTCACCGGACGTGAACTCGTGGGCGGACACACCGTGTACGGCGTGCGTCCCCCTTCCTGA